From Cellulophaga lytica DSM 7489, a single genomic window includes:
- a CDS encoding TPM domain-containing protein has product MHIRKLIVSLILILAFLGCKTSNKQTQELNTTKLYGKQPISYVNDYSDLLNEQEIAELDTFLRDYEKRTTRECILVVMENIEPYEDILEFGKDIGNRLGVGKKEKDNGLMIILDMSKRNVGISTGLGTEKVLTDSICQTVINEDIIPKFKDGKFHDGILAGFTSLMNKWK; this is encoded by the coding sequence ATGCATATCAGAAAATTAATCGTTAGCCTAATATTAATTCTTGCCTTTTTAGGTTGTAAAACTTCGAATAAGCAAACCCAAGAATTAAACACAACTAAACTCTATGGCAAACAACCCATTTCATATGTCAACGATTATTCGGACTTATTAAACGAGCAGGAAATAGCTGAACTTGACACATTTCTGAGGGACTACGAGAAAAGAACTACTCGCGAATGCATATTAGTCGTGATGGAAAATATTGAGCCATATGAGGACATTTTGGAGTTTGGAAAAGATATCGGAAATCGGTTGGGAGTTGGGAAAAAAGAAAAGGATAATGGATTGATGATAATTTTGGACATGAGCAAAAGGAATGTAGGAATTTCGACTGGACTTGGAACAGAAAAAGTCTTGACAGACTCAATTTGCCAAACAGTGATTAATGAAGACATAATTCCGAAATTCAAAGACGGAAAATTTCATGACGGAATTCTAGCGGGATTCACTTCACTTATGAATAAATGGAAATAA